The Novosphingobium aromaticivorans DSM 12444 genome segment TCCACTTCATCGCCGCGTATTCGCTGACGCTCACGATAACAGTGGCCGTCTTTCCTCTTTTTCCGGCGGAGGGTCCCTACGTCTACTACAATATCCCATTGGAAAGAGCGCCGTATCTGGACCGCCTGTTCCCTTGGGAAACGGGGATCAAGATCGAGAAGCTGAGACTGGGATACCTCCGCGACGTAACGTCTGAAGCGGCGGGCCTTGTTTCCTTTCCCAGCTTTCATGCTGCCAGTGCGATTCTACTTGGATGGGCCTCGTTGTCGTGGCTCTGGGTTCGCGGTCCAATCCTGCTGCTCAACGCGGTGATGCTATTCTCGACCATCGTCTGCGGAGCGCATTACCTCGTTGACCTTATTGGAGGCGTCGTGCTTGCCGCCGGTGTGATCTATTGGACCGGACGGTGCTGTCAGCACAACGCGAACTCGCCCCATTCAACGTAAGCCGCAAGAGCCATTGGCTCACGCAAGGCACAGGCAAACTTCAAACTCCCAATCGTAACTGTGCTTGGGCACGGTTGTGCTTCCATGCTAAATTGCCGCGTCAACCGTGATCGAGAGGGCGCGATGGCACTGGCGAAGCTACCACAGCTTGAGAGCGTATTTCTGACTGATGCCGGCCTTGAGACCGACTTCATCTTTAACCGCGGCATCGATCTGCCATACTTCGCCTCAATCACCCTGCTTCAGTCGAGCGATGGAAAGATTGCCCTTGAAGAGTACTTTCGCGGCTTTCTCGAGCTCGCTCGGCGCATGCGATGCGGCCTGATTCTGGAAAGCGCCACATGGCGCGCAAGCCCGGACTGGGCTGAACCGCTCGGTTTGTCGCAGCAAGAGCTCGATACGTTGAACACGAGTGCAATCGCGATCCTGCGAGATCTGCGCGACGAATTTGGATCAACCATGCCTGCAGTCGTGATCAGTGGGTGCCTTGGGCCGAGGGGCGACGGGTATGATCCTGGCAAGATCATGTCCGAGGAAGGAGCGGAAGCCTATCATCGCCACCAAGCTGAGGTACTCGCCTCGGCCGGCGTGGACCAGTTGACCGCGATCACGATGACTAACGTGCCCGAGGCAATCGGGATTGCAAAGGCAGCGAAGAGTCTGGCGGTACCAGTCGCGATCAGCTTTACTGTCGAGACCGACGGAAGGCTCCCCACCGGCGACAGGCTCTCTGATGCTCTGCGTGCGGTTGACCAGGCGACGGCTTCAACCCCGGCCTATTACATGATCAACTGCGCACATCCCAGCCACTTCGCTGCCGTACTCGAGGATGGGGCCGACTGGGTAAACCGGATTGGTGGGTTGAGGGCAAATGCGTCTCGGTGCAGCCATGCCGAGGTAGATGCCATGAGCGAGCTTGATCGGGGCAATCCTGAGGAACTTGCGGCTCTGCATTCCGAACTTCGGCTGCGGTTTCCGCACATCAACGTGCTCGGAGGCTGCTGCGGCACTGATCTTGATCACATCACCGCGATCGCAGAGGCCTGCCTGTAGATATCGCCGACCGATGAAACGATCTCGGCGATGAGTTGAAGCAGTGAACGTCGCCCGGCGACAACGGGAACCGGAACTACAGGACAGTGCCCCTCCCCGCCCGATGTTGCGATTGCATTGACGGCGCCGTCCCTGACAGTCCCCTTCGCCTTGCTGGTTCAACTTTCCGGCAGGATGCAATCCAGAAGGTTCGCCTGAGGCTTGTGTTGCTGCAGGACGAGCGACGCCACGATCTGAGCCAGCGTGTCGTCGATAACCGACCGATACGTCGCTTCAGATAGCCGCGGCACGACGTTTTCGGCACCGATCACTGCGGTCACGAATGTCAGCATGGATTGGAGAATGCGGCGGTCGACGGTATCGGGATCAAGGTAGCCGATCCTTGCTCTCAGAAGTTCTTGCGCGCGATTGAGTGCAGGCGAGAGCGCTCCTGCCTCGTCTGCCGTGTGCCGCACGCCGCGCGGCCTGTGGTACAACAGATACTGCAGCATGAATGCGGGATACGAGAAGGTGCCATCCGCTGCGCGCAACGTGAAGTAGGGCAAGCTGATCACTTCGAGCAGCGAACGTGGATCGCTTGTCAGCCCCTTTGCCTCGATTTGCTCGAGCATTCGCGCGCGCACCGGTTCCATCTGCACCACACGGTGGCGGAAGATCGCCTGGATCAGGCCCTGCTTCGAACCGAAGTGGTAACGGACGGCATTGTTGTTGCCATGCCCGGCCGCGCTGGCGATCTCGCGCAGGGAAGCGGCTTCGATGCCGCGTTCGGCGAAAAGCTTCTCACCCGCAAGGATCAACTGGATCTTGCTGTCCGCCAACTCCGTCGGGTCTGACACGATCGCTTCTCTCATGGCGGGAATTGATAACTCGCATGAGTTAACATTCAAACCCCTGCAAGCAAGGTGTAACGCGACTGTTTTAGACATTTTGGCAGAATCCGGTCGGATTTCATAAAATCCCTCGCTTTCCGCGCAAAAATCCCGCTCTCAGAAAAGTCAGGTGCGTTATTTTTCTGCGTGAGATTATATCGCTCCAAGGGCTGCGACCGTGAGTCGCACCACGAGTTCGGGAAGAGGGGAGAGTGCCATGACCACACTACGATCAGCATTGAGCCGGGGTGCCTTTGCGGCACTATTGACCGGTAGCGCGCTCGCGCTTTCCGCGCCGGCCCTCGCTCAGGAAGGCCCGGCCGTCGACGGACAGGCGGCGGAGGAAGCTGGCGAACAGGGCGGTATCCAGGACATCGTCGTAACCGCGCGCAAGCGCAACGAGACGACGCAGGACGTCCCGGTTGCCGTCACCGCGATCTCGGCGGCGACGATCCAGAAGTACGACCTTACCAGCCTCGAGCGCATTGCCGCGAGCACACCTTCGTTCGTGGTCGGACGTTCGCCGTCGGGCTCGGGTGCGACGCTCGTGCTGCGCGGCATCGGTTCGAACACCACTTCGATCGGCCTTGAGCAATCCGTGGCGGTGATCGTCGACGGTGCATATTATGGCCAGGGCCGCACCATCAACGAAGGGTTCTTCGACCTCGGCCGCCTTGAAATCCTGAAGGGTCCGCAGGCGCTGTTCTTCGGCAAGAACGCGACCGCGGGCGTCGTTTCCATCACGACGGCCGACCCGGGTGACCGCCTCGAGGTGATCGCCCGCGCCGGCTACGAATTCCGTGCGCACCAGATGGTCGGAGAAGCGATCATCTCCTCCCCTTTGACCGACACGCTGGGCGTTCGCCTCGCCGTCCGCGGCAGCAAGATGAACCGTGGATACTTCAAGCAGTTGGGTACCGATCAGACCTATCCGACGCTTGATCGCACCTCCACGTCGCAGGTCGTAACTCCCACCAATCACGTTTCAGGCCCAGCAGGCGATGGGCGTAGCGAGGAATTCTACGTTCGCGGCACGGTGAAGTGGGAGCCGACCGACCAGTTCACCGCGACGATCAAGGCCAACTACGGCACCAACAAGACCGACAATCCCGCAGCCGCATCGGTCTACTACAATTGCCCGACTGGCAAGACTGCCGGAAACCCGGCCATTCCCTGCGCCCGCGCATTCCAGTCCTCGAGCAACCGCTTTCCATCAGCGCTGGCGGCAAGCGTTCCATATGCCAACAAGGATGGGCAGACCGGCAACCAGTACAAGAGCTGGGCCGTCAACGCGAACCTCGTCTACGAAATGGACAACGTCACGTTGACTTCGGTCACCAACTACAACTGGAACCGGAATATCTTCCAGTTTGATGCCGACAGCGTCTCGCGTTCGGGCGCTCCCGGCGTTTTCGCCTCGGAGTGGTCGACTTTCCACGCCTTCTCCGAGGAAATCCGCGCCCTCACTTCCTATGACGGGCCGGTCAACCTCATGGTTGGCGGTTATTACCAGAAGACCAAGCGCGATTATCTCGCCTGGACCGCCTCCGGCGGGCTCGAGAACAGCAGTGCCCCGCAGCCGTACCAACGCTATCTCGCAAACTCGAAGGACTCGGGCACGGATGGCAAGACCGTCGCCGGCTTCGGCCAGGTGATATACAAGCCGGTTGACCGGCTCGAACTGACAGGCGGCGTGCGCTACACGCACGAAACCAAGGACAGCTACTTCCTCCAGCCCTATTCGCACCCGATCCGCGTGACGCAGGGCATCTTCCTGCCCGGCCAGACGATCGTCTCAAACCAGAGTTTTGACGACTGGTCGCCGGAAGTCACCTTCAGTTTCAAGCCCACGTCCGACATTAACATCTGGGGCGCCTACAAGACCGCCTACAAGTCAGGCGGCTTCTCGAACTCGGGCATTCTCAGCCCGAATGCGGGCCTGCCTGATTTCGAGTTCGATCCGGAGAAGGCCCGTGGCCTCGAAGGTGGCATCAAGACGATGCTGATGGACCGCCAACTGCGCTTCAACGTGACGGCCTACACCTACAAGTACACGAACCTCCAATTGGACTTTTTCCGTTCGGACATCTTTGCCTTCACCACGATCAATGCGGGTTCCGCACGGACGCGGGGCGTCGAAGTGGATTTCGAATTCGCGCCGCGCGCTCTTGACGGTTTCGACGTCCACGGCTCGGTGAATTATAACAAGTCGCGTTACGGCAATGCCATCGGCGCGCCCTGCTATGCGGGGCAGACCCGCGCACAGGGCTGCAACCTGGTCTACGTCGACGATGGTACTGCCAACGGCACCGCGCGTCCCTTCATCGCCGGTACCGACACGGTGGCCAACCGGCAGAACCTCAAGGGACAGTCGACGGCGAATGCGCCTCAATGGACCGCAACGCTGGGCATGAACTATGATGCCAGGCTGCCCGGCGGTCTCACGCTGGGGATGGGCGTGGATGCACGCTACAGCGACTCCTACCTCGCCTCTGCCTTTGGCAATCCGGCGACCCGGCAGGGCAGCTACGTCAACCTCGACGCCACGCTGCGCCTGCGCACCGAAGACGACCGCTGGGAACTCGCCGTGATCGGCAAGAACCTCACCAACCGCTGGTACGCGACCGGCGGCACCGATGCCCCGAATACCGGTTCGGGCACGGGCGGCACCACCGGCGTGATCGCCGACCAGATCGGCTTCGCCAACCTGCCGCGCACGGTCATGGTCCAGGCTACCTTCAAGTACTGAGATCCTCCCTTGCCCGGTCGCGCCCTCTTCTTCGGACGGCGGTGCGACCGGGGCTTTTTCAAGATTTCCGACAAGAGGTTCACCGCGATGCGCGCAATCCGTTCCGCCCTTCGTTTGTCCGCCAGAAAACGCCGGCTCTGCGGAGGTTCCGCCATCGCCGCCTTACTTGCGCCAACCTTTGTCCTTGCAGAAACCGCCCCTGCCGATCCGCTGGCCGGCAAGGTCGGGCGCACCGTGCAGGTAACACATGCTCCGGCATGGCCTGCCCAACCGCAGGCCCCCAAGGGCGCGCCCAACGTACTGGTCATCCTTACCGACGACGTGGGCTTTGGCGTGACCAGCGCGTTTGGTGGGCCGGTGCCGACTGCCACTTTCGACGCGCTTGCCCAGACGGGCCTCCGCTACAACCGTTTCAACACCACCGCGCTGTGCTCGCCCACGCGCGCCTCGCTCCTGACGGGCCGCCTGCCGCAAAATGTGGACATGGGCAACGTCACCAACCTGCCGACCGGGTTTGACGGCTACACCACCGTTATCCCGCAGTCCGCAGCCACCGTCGCCGAAGTGCTGAAGGAAAACGGCTTCAACACCGCGATGTTCGGCAAGAGCCACCTGACGCCCGAATGGCAGACGAGCGCGGCGGGCCCCTTCGACCAGTGGCCCACGGGCCTGGGGTTCGAATACTTCTACGGCTTCCTTTCGGCAGACACCTCGATGTGGCAGCCGAGCATTGTCGAGAACACCCTTCCGGTCGAGCCACCTCACGACGATCCAAACTACTTCTTCGAGAAGGACATGGCGGATCACGCGATCAAGTGGATGCGCACGCAGCAAGCCGCCGCGCCGGACAAGCCGTTCTTCATGTACTACGCTCCCGGCATTGCCCACACTCCGCACCATGCGCCCAAGGAGTGGCTGGAGAAGTTCCGGGGCAAGTTCGATCAGGGCTGGGACAAGCTGCGCGAGGAGACTTTCGCTCGGCAGAAGCGCATGGGCATCATCCCCGCGAACTCCCGGCTTTCGCCTCGCCCGGCTACGTTGCCCGCCTGGGATTCATTGAATGCCGACCAGAAGAAGCTCTATTCGCGCCTGATGGAGGCCTACGCAGCGAGCGTCTCGTATTCGGATCATCAGACTGGTCGCCTGATCGAAGCGATCCGCGAGACCGGCGAACTGGACAACACGCTGATCATCTACATCCAGGGCGACAATGGCAGCAGCGCAGAGGGCGGGCCGGAAGGACTGCTCTACGAACAGTCAACGATCACCGGCCGCAAGGAAACCATGGCCGAGAAGCTGTCGCACATTGACGATATCGGCGGGCCGAAGCTGTACAACCATTTCCCCGCAGCATGGGCCTGGGCAACCAACTCGCCCTTCCCCTGGTGGAAGCAGGTCGCTTCGCAGGCAGGCGGCGTGCGCAACGGCATGGTCGTTTCCTGGCCCAAGCGCATCACCGAGAGGGGCGTGATCCGCTCGCAATATGCGCACGTCAGCGACATTGCGCCGACCGTGCTCGATGCGGTCGGGATCAAGTCTCCCGACTTGATCAAGGGCATCAGGCAGAAGCCGGTCGACGGAATCAGCCTAGCCTACACCTTCCAGCAGGGTTCTGCCCCGTCGGCCAGGCGCATGCAGATCTACGAGATGATGGAGAACTTCGGCATCTACAAGGACGGCTGGATGGCCGGCACGCTTCCCAAGCGCGCCGCCTGGGAAGCCGGCGCGGCGGGCGACCGCAAGCTCAGCGTCGGGCCCGACGAGCGCGAATGGTCTCTGTTCAACCTCGATGCCGACTTCACCACGGCCAAGGATCTCGCGAAGCAGAACCCCGCCAAGCTCAAGGAAATGCAAGATCTGTTCTGGGCGGAAGCCGCAAGAAACAACATTCTGCCGATCCACGACTATAGCCAGGGAACCGAAGGACGGCCTTCGCTTGGCGCCTATCGCTCCAGCTTCACCTACCGCCCGGGTACAGCCACGATCGCGGAGGACGCAGCGCCGCATACCATTGGCAAAAGTTTCCGCATCGACGCTGACGTGACTGCAGGCAGCAGCACGAACGGCGTGATGATCGCGCAGGGTGGTCGCTTCGGCGGCTACAGCTTCTACCTCAAGGACGGGCGTCCGACCTTCCATTACAACGCCGTAGGCGCGGACGCCTTCACCGTCGCCGCAGGGAGTGCCCTTGCCGAGGGCAAGCACACGCTTTCCGCAGAGTTCACCGCCGACAAGACCGTGCCGGGAACGCCTGGAACGCTGACGCTATATGTCGACGGCAAGGCGGTAGGTTCCAGCAGGCTGGGCCGCACGGTGGCCGGGTGGATGTCGCACACCGAAGGCCTCGACGTCGGCCTGGACCGGATAAGCGCGGTCAGTCCCGACTACAGCGTGCAGGATAGTGCCTTTACCGGCGAGATCGACGAAGTGCGGGTGTCGATCAAATGAACCCGAAGCGTGCAAAACGGAGGCGCAGCGCGGTAGCACCACTTGCCTTGTTGCTCGCGATGTCGCTTCCGGTCGTCTCTTCAGGAGCGGAAATTGCCCGTGCCTACGATCCGGGTCTGGCGGACCAGTTCCAGTCCGCGCGCATCGACGAAATCCTGCCGCAAGATCCCGAAGCCAGGCAGACATTCGCGCGGTCACTGGCTTTCGACGCCACGCTTTACGGCACGGCAGCGGTTCTTGAATATCGCCAGCTCTATGCGCTTGCCGTGGACCGGAGCGATCCGCAGTACGTCGGCTTCAATACTTTTTCCCATGGCCGGACTCTGGCCGGCCCGGGCTACAAGCCATTCAAGACGCCCAACGCCGACACACTCTATTCGAACGCCTGGCTGGATTTGCGGAATGGTCCGGTCATGTTCGAGGTGCCCGATACCGCAGGCCGGTACTTCACCGCGAACTTCCTCGACGTTCACGGCAACGCTTCAAACATCAGCGCGCGCACGCACGGCTTCAGTGGAGGCCGGTTCCTGATCGCGACGACAGACTGGCAGGGCGAAGTCCCCGAAGGAACCACGCTGTTCCGCGTCACAACGCCGTTCACGTGGATCCTGCTCAGGGTTCTGGTGCAACAATCTGGCGACGATGTGCGCATGGCGTACGCTTTGCAGGACCGCTTCCGCCTCCATCCAGTGGGTCACGGAGCCGGCGCGGTAAACTTTCCCGATGGCCGAGACACAAGCGCGGCGGGTTTCATGCGCATCCTCGATTTCGTGCTGCGCAATTGCGGCCATCCGAAAAGCGAAGAAGCGCTGCTCCATCGGTTTCGCTCGATCGGCATTGTCGGCAAGCGCACCGTCGACGAGGTTCTGACGGACGCCCGGATGCAAGCCGGAATCGAACAGGGCTTCACCGAGGCGCAGGAACTCATCAGGGTGTCGATGAGCCAGAACGGACCGCGTGTCGGCGGCTGGTCCGAGCCGGTCGATGTCGGGCGCTACGGTTTCAATTACCTTTATCGCGCAGTCATCAACACGCGCGGCACCGGCGCGAACGTCGTCGAGGAGAACCACCCCTTTTCAACGTTCGTCGATGCCGATGAAGAGCGCCTCGACGGCTCGCGAGGAGACTATCGCCTTGTTCTGTCTCCTCCACCGCCCGCGCGGTTCTTCTGGTCGGTTACCGTCTACGATTCTGCAACCCGAGAGCTTGTTCCCAATCCGCTCGCCCGTTACCTGATCAGCGACCGGACTCCCGGGCTGAAGCGGGGCAAGGATGGATCGGTTGCGATTCTGTTCAGCCACAGGCTCAGTGGTCGTGCCAAGGGCGCCAACCTTTTGCCCGTTCCTGCCGGTCCCTTCCACGTCGTCATCCGCGCACAGGGACCTGATGCGGCAATAACCAACGGCGAATGGCGCCCCCCGGCAATCCAGAAGATGCCGGTTGCCAGAACGGCGGCGAAGTGAAGACGAGAAGCCTTGTTTTCGCCGTGGCGGTCGCGAGCCTCGTGCATGTTGTCTTGCCGGCACAGGCAAGGCCCGTCGCACAGGCAGCATCGTTGACCGATACCCAGATCGAGGAACTGGCCTATCGCGGCTATGTCTGGGGAATGCCGCTGGTCGAGGCGGCGCTGATCCGCAAGCGGTTCACGCTGGGACAGTCGGCGGGCGATCCCGGAACGCCCATAAACGCGTTCAAGCACCGGCGGACGCTTTCAGGCCCGGAAATGCGAGTTGGAGTCGGGCCGAACAACGACACGATCTATTCATCGGCATGGCTGGATCTGGCGACTGGCCCGCTGATCGTGTCGGCGCCCGACTTCGGCAGGCGCTATTACACCTTCTCGATCAATCTCGCAGACTCCTCGTCGGAACGATCCCTGGGGCAACGGACGCACGGCGGACAGTTGCCGCCGCTGTTCGTACATGGCCCGGGGTGGCACGGGTCCGCTCCACCGGGGATGGTCGATGTGCCTAGTTCTACCCGCTATGTGAACGTCGCCGGTCGCATCCTCGTCCGTTCCCCGTCCGAGTACGACGAGGTCCATGCCCTTCAGGACAAGCTCGCCGTGATCCGCTGGGCCGATTGGCGCAAGGGTAAGCACACTCCCGCACTGGCAGCAGATCAGCGGGAACTTGCCCATGGCCCTCAAGGCGCGCCGCCGGAACTTGTGTTCTTTCACCGTCTCGCATCGGTACTGCAGGATTGGATCGTTCGCCCCGAAGATCGTGCCATGATCGCAGAACTCTCGCGCCTGGAGATTACCCAGAAGGACGGCTTCCGGCCCGGCAGGCTTGCTGCGGGTCAACTCGCCGCACTGGCGCGCGGTTTCGTTCGCGCACGAGAGGCCGTCCGCCTTGCGTCGCTTCGCCTCGGAGTGGAGCGCAATGGCTGGACCACAAATTATCGCGGCCCGCGCTTCGGATCAGACCTTATGCTGCGGGCTGCGGTAGCCAAGGACCAGATCTTCGTGGCCGTACCGGAAGAGGCCATCTATCCGATTGCGCAAGTGGACGCGGCGGGAATCAGGCTCGACGGCGCGCACCGTTACCGCATCTGCTTTGGCTCCGGACAATTGCCGCCGGTGGACGCGTTCTGGTCGATCACGGCATACGATGACACGGGCTTCATGATCCCCAACGCCGTGCATCGCTACTCCGTCGGGGATCGGACCGACGGTCTGGTCGCAGACAAGGATGGCGGCGTCACGATCGAGGTCGGCGCGACTGCACCCGTGGACGGCGCAACCGTCAACTGGCTGCCGGTCGCAGCCGATGCGCCGTTCTATCTCATGATGCGCCTTTATCGGCCGCAGGGCAGCGCGCTCGAACAGGTGTGGGTACCGCCGGCGATCAGACGGGTCGATCAATAGCAGGCCTGCTCAATGTGCCGGTTCACGAAAGTGGCCGGTCGTTGGTAGACCGCAATCAAATCAGGCAAAGGGACGTGGATATGCGCTTCAAGGACAAGGTCGTGATCGTGACGGGCGCAGGCTCCGGATTGGGTCTCGCGACGGTGCAACGACTGGCCGAGGAGGGCGCAACGCTCGCCTTGGTGGATCTGCGCGAAGACTGGCTGGAAGCCGCTCGAGCCACGCTTCCCGATGCCACGCGGACGAAGCTGATCAAGGCCGACGTTGCCGATGTCGCGCAAGTCGAGGCCTATGTAGATGCGACCGTCGCTCAATTTGGCAGGATCGACGGCTTCTTCAACAATGCCGGGATCGAGGGGCGCCAGAACCTTACCGAAAACTTCGGCGCTGAAGAGTTCCACCGGGTCATCTCGATCAATCTCGATGGCGTATTCTACGGCATGGCGGCCGTGCTCAAGGTCATGCGTGAACAGGGCTTCGGCGCCATCGTGAACACCGCATCGGTTGGCGGCATTCGCGGAGTCGGCAACCAGAGCGGCTATGCCGCCGCCAAACACGGCGTCGTGGGTCTGACGCGCAACTCGGCGGTCGAGTACGGCCAGTACGGCGTCCAGATCAACGCCATCGCTCCGGGTGCGATCATGACTGCCATGGTCGAGGGTTCGCTGCGCCAGATCGGCGGCGAAAACTGGGAAGAGGCAGGGCGCCAGTTCGTCTCGGTCAATCCGATGAAGCGCTTCGGCCGCCCCGAGGAAGTGGCTGCTTTGGTCGCTTTCCTGCTCTCGGGCGAGGCCATTTTCATCAATGGCGCAACCATTCCGATCGACGGCGGCCAGTCGTACAAGTATTGAACGCCATCTCGAACCCAATTGCAGGAGCACGTCGCGAATGGTCGAACGCCCCGGCATGCGCCTGATCGAAGGCGGCACTTTCACCATGGGCTCGGAAGCCTTCTACCCGGAGGAAGCGCCGCTTCGCCGGGTGAAGGTAGACAGCTTCTGGATCGATGAAGCGCCGGTGACGAACGCACAGTTCGCCGCATTCGTGGAGGCCACGGGATACGTCACTGTGGCCGAGATCGAGCCGGATCCCAAGGACTACCCCGGCATGCTCCCGGGCATGGACCGCGCGGGATCGCTGGTGTTCCAGAAAACAGCAGGGCCGGTCGACATGGCGGATGCGTCCAACTGGTGGCACTTTACCTTTGGCGCCTGCTGGAAGCATCCACTTGGACCGGGCAGTTCCATCGATGGGATCGAGGACCATCCCGTCGTTCACGTCGCCTATGCCGATGCCGAGGCCTATGCCAAATGGGCGGGCAAGGATCTGCCGACCGAAGCCGAGTTCGAATATGCTGCGCGCGGCGGGTTGGACGGTTCCGAATTTTCCTGGGGAGACGAACTCGCACCTGAAGGCCGGATGATGGCCAACTACTGGCAAGGCCTGTTTCCCTTCGCCAACCAGTGCCTCGATGGCTGGGAACGGACATCGCCCGTCCGCAACTTCCCGCCCAACGGCTATGGTCTTTACGACATGATCGGGAACACGTGGGAGTGGACCTGCGATTGGTGGGCCGACAAGCCGCTGACTCCGCAAAGGAAATCGGCATGCTGCGCGATCAGCAATCCGCGCGGCGGCAAGCTCAAGGACAGCTTCGACCCGTCGCAACCCGCAATGCGCATCGGCCGGAAGGTCATAAAGGGCGGTTCGC includes the following:
- a CDS encoding homocysteine S-methyltransferase family protein; this translates as MALAKLPQLESVFLTDAGLETDFIFNRGIDLPYFASITLLQSSDGKIALEEYFRGFLELARRMRCGLILESATWRASPDWAEPLGLSQQELDTLNTSAIAILRDLRDEFGSTMPAVVISGCLGPRGDGYDPGKIMSEEGAEAYHRHQAEVLASAGVDQLTAITMTNVPEAIGIAKAAKSLAVPVAISFTVETDGRLPTGDRLSDALRAVDQATASTPAYYMINCAHPSHFAAVLEDGADWVNRIGGLRANASRCSHAEVDAMSELDRGNPEELAALHSELRLRFPHINVLGGCCGTDLDHITAIAEACL
- a CDS encoding TetR/AcrR family transcriptional regulator; translated protein: MREAIVSDPTELADSKIQLILAGEKLFAERGIEAASLREIASAAGHGNNNAVRYHFGSKQGLIQAIFRHRVVQMEPVRARMLEQIEAKGLTSDPRSLLEVISLPYFTLRAADGTFSYPAFMLQYLLYHRPRGVRHTADEAGALSPALNRAQELLRARIGYLDPDTVDRRILQSMLTFVTAVIGAENVVPRLSEATYRSVIDDTLAQIVASLVLQQHKPQANLLDCILPES
- a CDS encoding TonB-dependent receptor, whose protein sequence is MTTLRSALSRGAFAALLTGSALALSAPALAQEGPAVDGQAAEEAGEQGGIQDIVVTARKRNETTQDVPVAVTAISAATIQKYDLTSLERIAASTPSFVVGRSPSGSGATLVLRGIGSNTTSIGLEQSVAVIVDGAYYGQGRTINEGFFDLGRLEILKGPQALFFGKNATAGVVSITTADPGDRLEVIARAGYEFRAHQMVGEAIISSPLTDTLGVRLAVRGSKMNRGYFKQLGTDQTYPTLDRTSTSQVVTPTNHVSGPAGDGRSEEFYVRGTVKWEPTDQFTATIKANYGTNKTDNPAAASVYYNCPTGKTAGNPAIPCARAFQSSSNRFPSALAASVPYANKDGQTGNQYKSWAVNANLVYEMDNVTLTSVTNYNWNRNIFQFDADSVSRSGAPGVFASEWSTFHAFSEEIRALTSYDGPVNLMVGGYYQKTKRDYLAWTASGGLENSSAPQPYQRYLANSKDSGTDGKTVAGFGQVIYKPVDRLELTGGVRYTHETKDSYFLQPYSHPIRVTQGIFLPGQTIVSNQSFDDWSPEVTFSFKPTSDINIWGAYKTAYKSGGFSNSGILSPNAGLPDFEFDPEKARGLEGGIKTMLMDRQLRFNVTAYTYKYTNLQLDFFRSDIFAFTTINAGSARTRGVEVDFEFAPRALDGFDVHGSVNYNKSRYGNAIGAPCYAGQTRAQGCNLVYVDDGTANGTARPFIAGTDTVANRQNLKGQSTANAPQWTATLGMNYDARLPGGLTLGMGVDARYSDSYLASAFGNPATRQGSYVNLDATLRLRTEDDRWELAVIGKNLTNRWYATGGTDAPNTGSGTGGTTGVIADQIGFANLPRTVMVQATFKY
- a CDS encoding arylsulfatase is translated as MRAIRSALRLSARKRRLCGGSAIAALLAPTFVLAETAPADPLAGKVGRTVQVTHAPAWPAQPQAPKGAPNVLVILTDDVGFGVTSAFGGPVPTATFDALAQTGLRYNRFNTTALCSPTRASLLTGRLPQNVDMGNVTNLPTGFDGYTTVIPQSAATVAEVLKENGFNTAMFGKSHLTPEWQTSAAGPFDQWPTGLGFEYFYGFLSADTSMWQPSIVENTLPVEPPHDDPNYFFEKDMADHAIKWMRTQQAAAPDKPFFMYYAPGIAHTPHHAPKEWLEKFRGKFDQGWDKLREETFARQKRMGIIPANSRLSPRPATLPAWDSLNADQKKLYSRLMEAYAASVSYSDHQTGRLIEAIRETGELDNTLIIYIQGDNGSSAEGGPEGLLYEQSTITGRKETMAEKLSHIDDIGGPKLYNHFPAAWAWATNSPFPWWKQVASQAGGVRNGMVVSWPKRITERGVIRSQYAHVSDIAPTVLDAVGIKSPDLIKGIRQKPVDGISLAYTFQQGSAPSARRMQIYEMMENFGIYKDGWMAGTLPKRAAWEAGAAGDRKLSVGPDEREWSLFNLDADFTTAKDLAKQNPAKLKEMQDLFWAEAARNNILPIHDYSQGTEGRPSLGAYRSSFTYRPGTATIAEDAAPHTIGKSFRIDADVTAGSSTNGVMIAQGGRFGGYSFYLKDGRPTFHYNAVGADAFTVAAGSALAEGKHTLSAEFTADKTVPGTPGTLTLYVDGKAVGSSRLGRTVAGWMSHTEGLDVGLDRISAVSPDYSVQDSAFTGEIDEVRVSIK
- a CDS encoding DUF1254 domain-containing protein; the encoded protein is MSLPVVSSGAEIARAYDPGLADQFQSARIDEILPQDPEARQTFARSLAFDATLYGTAAVLEYRQLYALAVDRSDPQYVGFNTFSHGRTLAGPGYKPFKTPNADTLYSNAWLDLRNGPVMFEVPDTAGRYFTANFLDVHGNASNISARTHGFSGGRFLIATTDWQGEVPEGTTLFRVTTPFTWILLRVLVQQSGDDVRMAYALQDRFRLHPVGHGAGAVNFPDGRDTSAAGFMRILDFVLRNCGHPKSEEALLHRFRSIGIVGKRTVDEVLTDARMQAGIEQGFTEAQELIRVSMSQNGPRVGGWSEPVDVGRYGFNYLYRAVINTRGTGANVVEENHPFSTFVDADEERLDGSRGDYRLVLSPPPPARFFWSVTVYDSATRELVPNPLARYLISDRTPGLKRGKDGSVAILFSHRLSGRAKGANLLPVPAGPFHVVIRAQGPDAAITNGEWRPPAIQKMPVARTAAK
- a CDS encoding DUF1254 domain-containing protein, whose translation is MTDTQIEELAYRGYVWGMPLVEAALIRKRFTLGQSAGDPGTPINAFKHRRTLSGPEMRVGVGPNNDTIYSSAWLDLATGPLIVSAPDFGRRYYTFSINLADSSSERSLGQRTHGGQLPPLFVHGPGWHGSAPPGMVDVPSSTRYVNVAGRILVRSPSEYDEVHALQDKLAVIRWADWRKGKHTPALAADQRELAHGPQGAPPELVFFHRLASVLQDWIVRPEDRAMIAELSRLEITQKDGFRPGRLAAGQLAALARGFVRAREAVRLASLRLGVERNGWTTNYRGPRFGSDLMLRAAVAKDQIFVAVPEEAIYPIAQVDAAGIRLDGAHRYRICFGSGQLPPVDAFWSITAYDDTGFMIPNAVHRYSVGDRTDGLVADKDGGVTIEVGATAPVDGATVNWLPVAADAPFYLMMRLYRPQGSALEQVWVPPAIRRVDQ
- a CDS encoding SDR family oxidoreductase translates to MRFKDKVVIVTGAGSGLGLATVQRLAEEGATLALVDLREDWLEAARATLPDATRTKLIKADVADVAQVEAYVDATVAQFGRIDGFFNNAGIEGRQNLTENFGAEEFHRVISINLDGVFYGMAAVLKVMREQGFGAIVNTASVGGIRGVGNQSGYAAAKHGVVGLTRNSAVEYGQYGVQINAIAPGAIMTAMVEGSLRQIGGENWEEAGRQFVSVNPMKRFGRPEEVAALVAFLLSGEAIFINGATIPIDGGQSYKY